A stretch of the Psychroserpens sp. Hel_I_66 genome encodes the following:
- a CDS encoding SusD/RagB family nutrient-binding outer membrane lipoprotein produces MKNILYIFTLIGLLATISCTKDFEEINTNPNSPVTVQPSLLLRQVIYDFGENMSYEGFVAGDLLSQHRTALDFNLFDRHALKSPQLGGNPWPIFYTNLRDNEIILNQSRNVETFSVYEGPALILKAYMAAGLTDLFGDVPYFEAFNGVNGTVTPAYDLQEDIYQNENGILDNLDKGIAAIEAYNDVIPLEGDILFDGDLNAWVRFANSLKIKHLLRISGQVDVSAELQTIFNDGNYITSNAQNAIFNFTNTDPNSFRLAQLRVGDFNNFVLSETMEGILNNLNDTRIGTFFRPFSNSTSGEFNGLLNGIDPSETSVALADYSLAGTSFREDTSTLDANFITAWEVQFALAEAAARNLITADAQNFYETGVALAFEYWNTELPADYLSGNAAFNAAGTTPIQQIVTQKWIANIINGYEGWVEYRRTGFPEFLTISASFNNDLIPVRMPYPAEEEALNNENYSEAAAATDDNSINVPVWWDE; encoded by the coding sequence ATGAAAAACATACTATATATATTTACACTAATAGGTCTTTTAGCAACAATAAGTTGTACCAAAGATTTTGAAGAGATCAATACCAATCCTAATTCACCAGTAACTGTACAACCAAGTTTATTGTTACGTCAAGTGATTTATGATTTTGGAGAAAACATGAGCTACGAAGGCTTTGTAGCAGGAGATTTATTATCACAACATAGAACTGCTTTAGACTTTAACCTATTTGATCGTCATGCACTAAAATCGCCACAACTAGGTGGGAATCCTTGGCCAATATTTTACACGAATCTCCGTGATAATGAGATTATTTTAAATCAATCGAGAAACGTTGAAACATTTTCGGTTTATGAAGGTCCTGCGCTTATTTTAAAAGCTTATATGGCTGCAGGATTAACCGATCTATTTGGCGATGTTCCTTATTTTGAAGCCTTTAATGGTGTTAATGGGACCGTAACTCCTGCATACGATTTACAAGAGGATATTTACCAAAATGAAAACGGAATTTTAGACAACCTTGACAAAGGTATTGCTGCAATCGAAGCGTATAACGATGTAATTCCCTTAGAAGGTGATATTTTATTTGATGGCGACTTGAATGCTTGGGTACGTTTTGCAAACTCCTTAAAAATTAAACATTTGCTGAGAATTTCTGGACAAGTTGATGTTTCCGCAGAACTACAAACTATTTTTAATGATGGTAATTATATCACTTCAAACGCTCAAAATGCGATTTTCAATTTTACCAATACAGATCCTAACAGTTTTAGATTAGCGCAATTGCGCGTTGGAGATTTTAATAATTTCGTGTTATCTGAAACGATGGAAGGCATTCTCAACAATTTAAATGACACGAGAATTGGTACATTTTTTAGACCTTTTTCAAACTCAACCTCTGGCGAGTTTAATGGGTTATTAAATGGGATTGATCCTTCGGAAACCTCTGTAGCATTAGCAGATTATTCTTTGGCAGGAACTTCATTTAGAGAAGATACCTCAACGCTTGACGCCAATTTTATAACTGCTTGGGAAGTGCAATTTGCACTGGCAGAAGCTGCAGCAAGAAACCTGATTACAGCAGATGCTCAAAATTTTTATGAAACTGGTGTTGCGCTCGCATTTGAATATTGGAATACTGAGTTACCAGCAGATTATCTATCTGGAAACGCAGCATTTAACGCAGCAGGAACAACACCTATACAACAAATTGTAACGCAAAAATGGATTGCAAACATCATAAACGGATATGAAGGTTGGGTCGAATATCGTAGAACGGGATTCCCTGAATTTTTGACTATTTCAGCAAGTTTCAATAATGATTTAATTCCTGTTCGAATGCCTTATCCTGCAGAAGAGGAAGCTTTAAACAATGAAAATTATAGTGAAGCTGCAGCTGCTACAGATGACAATAGCATTAATGTACCAGTTTGGTGGGATGAGTAG
- a CDS encoding SusC/RagA family TonB-linked outer membrane protein, producing MKQIYVCILLLFSGFSYAQITVTGTITSEIDNQPLAYVNISSTSGSGTISDDDGTYTIEIKDASTVLTFSYLGYKTQKITVGEQTIINVKLQEDESALDEVVITALGLERETKELGYVVQALDSESLTEVKTVNFLDNIAGKLAGVTVTQGATGVGSSSKITIRGESSFSNNNPLFIVDGTPINNETVFNFTNEAAAGFQEIDFGNGAMEVNPDDIESVTVLKGANAAALYGTRASNGVIVIKTKDGLNKKGLGISFNTSLFVDSAFRLPDFQNQYGQGQSGEFEYVDGLGGGISDNITYSWGPRLDAGILIPQFDSPVDLSNGVFVRGGDTSLYSGIPITPTEFRSNPDNLKDFYETGVTTINNLSISNGFETGNYRLSFTDLRSESIIPGVNLDRQTVAAKLNFQPSEKTEINTSISYVNSSSDNRPSNGYGSENVNYSLVAWGPRSLNINSLRNYWQPGLEGLQQYSFNYTFFDNPYFILYENRNSFERDRVFGNIRIKHNITDNLSVSLRTGMDYSSETRQLRRSFSSNRFQNGGYAEHDVTFREVNTDFLVNYNNQFGDLSFDVSLGGNRLDQNASTKQLQTVNLAQPGIFNLNNAASPIEAFQFESRKRINSFYGIAKFGYKDYLFLDITGRNDWSSALATPFSVDGTSFFYPSISTSFVLSNFTELPQVFSFAKLRASVAQVGNDTGAYQTSGAFVSQTPFNGQPTFSDQNFIPNSNLKPEQTTSFEVGTDLRFFKDRLTFDLTYYNATTQDQIISLPIAISSGYNQQVVNGGKVNTQGVEIILGATPIRTQDFRWNTLFNFATSRSTIKNLPQEDGRLTLAYSRIYDSANQTVWFQVEEGGRIGDIYGTGYLKNENGEFIIDDNGRFIADNNLQKIGNYNPDFTLGWNNNFSYKNWNLSFLFDWRQGGEIVSRTRALGNVGGQLAETAFRPEDGFVAQGVNQTTGLPNTVSVSAESYYRQFYDRNHEENNVYDASFLKLRQFSIGYDFKLKDGFLGLKEGADLSLSLIGNNLFVITENPHFDPEQLAVQGNGFISGVEDMSYATTRSIGFKAGFNF from the coding sequence ATGAAGCAAATCTATGTTTGCATATTGCTATTATTTTCAGGTTTTAGCTATGCACAAATTACAGTAACTGGTACTATTACTAGTGAAATTGACAACCAACCATTAGCTTATGTCAATATTTCCTCAACATCTGGGAGTGGTACAATTTCCGACGATGATGGAACATACACCATCGAAATCAAAGATGCATCAACAGTTCTAACCTTTTCATATTTAGGTTATAAAACACAAAAAATCACAGTTGGTGAGCAAACCATTATCAATGTAAAATTACAAGAAGACGAGTCTGCACTTGATGAAGTTGTCATCACTGCATTAGGCTTAGAACGTGAAACCAAGGAGTTGGGTTACGTTGTTCAGGCTCTCGATTCTGAAAGTTTAACCGAAGTTAAAACCGTCAATTTTCTTGATAATATTGCTGGAAAACTAGCAGGTGTAACCGTTACTCAAGGTGCTACAGGCGTTGGGTCTTCATCAAAAATTACGATTCGTGGTGAGTCGTCGTTTTCAAATAACAATCCATTATTTATTGTGGATGGCACTCCAATAAATAACGAAACCGTTTTCAACTTTACCAACGAAGCTGCTGCAGGTTTTCAAGAGATCGATTTTGGTAATGGTGCCATGGAAGTCAATCCAGATGATATAGAATCGGTAACCGTTTTAAAGGGAGCCAATGCTGCTGCACTTTACGGGACGCGAGCTTCAAATGGAGTAATTGTCATCAAAACCAAAGATGGTCTAAACAAAAAAGGCTTGGGTATTAGTTTTAATACATCTCTTTTCGTGGATTCTGCATTTCGTTTACCCGATTTTCAAAATCAATATGGGCAAGGTCAGTCTGGAGAATTTGAGTACGTTGATGGATTAGGTGGTGGAATAAGTGACAACATCACCTATTCTTGGGGACCACGATTGGATGCTGGGATTTTGATTCCGCAATTTGATAGTCCTGTAGATTTAAGTAACGGTGTTTTTGTACGAGGTGGTGACACCTCTCTATATTCAGGGATTCCAATTACGCCAACCGAATTTAGATCAAATCCAGACAACCTAAAGGATTTCTACGAAACTGGCGTGACCACAATTAATAATCTCTCAATTTCTAATGGATTTGAAACTGGTAATTACCGTTTATCATTTACAGATCTACGAAGTGAATCCATCATTCCTGGCGTGAATCTCGATAGACAAACGGTTGCTGCAAAACTCAATTTTCAGCCTTCAGAAAAAACAGAAATCAACACCTCAATAAGTTACGTTAATTCAAGTAGCGACAATAGGCCATCTAATGGTTATGGTAGTGAAAACGTCAACTATTCACTCGTTGCTTGGGGACCACGTTCCTTAAACATCAATAGCTTAAGAAATTACTGGCAACCTGGTTTGGAAGGGTTACAACAATACTCTTTTAACTATACGTTTTTCGACAATCCGTACTTCATTCTGTATGAAAACAGAAACTCATTTGAGCGTGATCGTGTCTTCGGAAATATTAGAATTAAGCATAATATCACAGATAATTTAAGCGTATCGCTAAGAACAGGAATGGACTACAGCAGTGAAACCAGACAATTGCGTCGTAGCTTTAGTAGCAATCGTTTTCAAAATGGAGGCTATGCAGAGCATGACGTCACATTTAGAGAAGTCAACACCGACTTTTTAGTGAATTACAACAATCAATTTGGTGATCTTTCTTTTGATGTCTCTCTCGGCGGAAATCGTCTAGACCAAAATGCATCCACCAAACAATTACAAACAGTCAACTTAGCACAACCTGGAATTTTCAATCTTAATAATGCTGCATCTCCAATTGAGGCTTTTCAATTTGAGAGTAGAAAACGAATCAATTCGTTCTATGGGATTGCAAAGTTTGGGTACAAAGATTATCTGTTTTTAGATATTACGGGACGTAATGATTGGTCAAGTGCTTTGGCAACGCCATTTTCGGTAGATGGAACTTCTTTCTTCTATCCGTCAATATCCACAAGTTTTGTGTTATCAAATTTTACAGAATTACCTCAAGTATTTTCATTTGCAAAACTAAGAGCTAGTGTTGCACAAGTTGGTAACGATACTGGAGCGTATCAAACCTCTGGAGCGTTTGTATCACAAACACCGTTTAATGGTCAGCCAACATTTAGTGATCAAAATTTCATACCAAATTCCAACTTAAAACCAGAGCAAACCACGTCTTTTGAAGTTGGTACCGATTTACGTTTTTTCAAAGACCGTTTGACTTTTGATCTCACGTATTACAATGCAACGACGCAAGATCAAATTATTTCCTTACCAATAGCTATATCTTCAGGTTATAACCAACAAGTCGTAAATGGCGGAAAAGTGAACACACAAGGTGTTGAGATTATTTTAGGGGCAACGCCAATTAGAACACAAGATTTTAGATGGAATACATTGTTCAACTTCGCTACGAGTCGATCTACTATTAAAAATTTACCACAAGAAGATGGTAGATTAACATTGGCATATAGCAGGATTTACGACAGCGCCAACCAAACCGTTTGGTTTCAGGTTGAAGAAGGTGGGCGCATTGGAGATATCTACGGAACAGGTTACTTAAAGAACGAAAATGGTGAATTTATAATCGATGATAACGGACGATTTATTGCAGATAACAACTTACAGAAAATCGGAAACTACAATCCAGATTTCACTTTAGGATGGAATAATAATTTCAGCTATAAAAATTGGAATTTGAGTTTCCTATTCGATTGGAGACAAGGTGGAGAAATCGTTTCGAGAACTCGAGCTTTAGGAAACGTTGGTGGCCAATTGGCAGAAACTGCTTTTAGACCAGAAGACGGTTTTGTCGCTCAAGGCGTCAATCAAACCACAGGATTACCAAATACAGTTTCTGTTTCTGCGGAAAGCTATTACCGACAATTTTACGATAGAAACCATGAAGAAAATAACGTCTATGATGCGTCATTTTTAAAGCTTCGTCAATTTTCAATTGGTTATGATTTCAAATTAAAAGATGGCTTTTTAGGATTGAAGGAAGGTGCAGATTTAAGTCTTTCTCTAATTGGAAACAACTTATTTGTGATTACTGAAAATCCGCATTTTGACCCAGAGCAACTCGCAGTACAAGGCAATGGGTTTATAAGTGGTGTTGAAGATATGAGTTATGCGACAACACGTAGCATTGGTTTTAAAGCTGGATTTAACTTCTAA
- a CDS encoding DUF2064 domain-containing protein, with protein MKNNQTAILIFANSAEFEAIQKPFQSSQLLFDALNLQTLKVVKKTGIPYFLSSEKNQTGNSFGERFTNAIQSVYDKGFENVITIGNDTPHLQSQHILKAVENLKQNDIVLGPSKDGGFYLMGLKKSHFNVETFLKLPWQTSALSRSISKAVQSQRIKLSYLEFLSDIDTLLDAKHNIDSFKKLSRAIKDNLISYISVEKEIISSYFISIENFSQTLLFNKGSPVLLHV; from the coding sequence ATGAAAAACAACCAAACAGCCATATTAATATTTGCAAATTCTGCTGAGTTCGAAGCGATTCAAAAACCGTTTCAATCTTCGCAATTATTATTTGACGCACTTAATTTACAAACCCTTAAGGTTGTTAAAAAGACAGGTATACCCTATTTTTTATCTTCGGAAAAAAATCAAACCGGAAATTCCTTTGGTGAGCGTTTTACGAATGCCATACAATCTGTTTATGACAAAGGGTTTGAAAATGTGATTACTATTGGTAATGACACGCCTCATTTACAATCACAGCATATCTTAAAAGCAGTTGAAAACTTAAAACAAAACGATATTGTTTTAGGGCCTTCAAAAGATGGTGGTTTTTATTTAATGGGATTAAAAAAGTCCCATTTTAATGTTGAAACGTTTTTAAAACTCCCATGGCAAACGTCTGCTTTAAGCCGAAGTATTTCGAAGGCAGTCCAATCTCAAAGGATCAAATTATCGTATTTGGAATTTCTTTCAGATATTGATACCCTTTTAGACGCCAAACATAATATTGATAGCTTTAAGAAGCTTTCAAGAGCTATTAAGGATAACTTAATTAGTTATATTTCCGTAGAAAAAGAAATTATATCTTCTTATTTTATTTCTATTGAAAATTTCTCACAAACACTTCTTTTTAATAAAGGTTCACCTGTTTTACTGCACGTTTAA
- the arsS gene encoding arsenosugar biosynthesis radical SAM (seleno)protein ArsS (Some members of this family are selenoproteins.) — MTKVKTQSLHKKGSDLAQSNRQLEILSNGIFQNGELPTFKAKISETSQFPLKAKKLEILQINVGYMCNQVCEHCHVDAGPDRKEIMTRETMRQCLEVIKNSGAHTLDLTGGAPEMNPDFRWFVEEAAKVGIKDFIVRSNLTIIRANKKYYDLPEFFKKHNVHVVSSMPHWTKGKTDKQRGDGVFAKSIKALQELNAVGYGMPDSELRLDLVYNPSGAFLPGDQAAMEKDFKKALMEDFGIQFHNLFAITNLPIARFLDYLIASENYEDYMYQLVEAYNPAAVQNVMCTNTLSISWDGYLFDCDFNQMLELPVNSKSKHISEFNEELLEGRNIVISQHCYGCTAGAGSSCQGSVA, encoded by the coding sequence ATGACGAAAGTAAAAACACAATCCCTACATAAAAAAGGAAGCGATTTAGCACAAAGTAACAGACAGCTCGAAATTTTATCTAACGGGATTTTCCAAAACGGAGAATTACCAACATTTAAAGCTAAAATTTCTGAGACAAGTCAATTTCCACTAAAAGCTAAAAAATTAGAAATACTACAAATCAATGTGGGTTACATGTGTAACCAAGTTTGTGAGCATTGCCACGTAGATGCAGGTCCAGACCGAAAGGAAATTATGACTCGCGAGACGATGAGACAATGTTTGGAAGTTATTAAGAACTCTGGTGCGCATACCTTAGATTTAACAGGTGGTGCTCCAGAGATGAATCCAGATTTTAGATGGTTTGTAGAAGAAGCAGCAAAAGTTGGAATCAAAGATTTTATCGTGCGTTCTAACTTAACAATCATTCGTGCGAACAAAAAATATTACGATTTACCAGAATTTTTTAAAAAACATAATGTTCACGTCGTAAGTTCAATGCCACACTGGACCAAGGGAAAAACCGATAAACAACGTGGTGACGGTGTTTTTGCTAAGTCTATAAAAGCCTTGCAAGAATTGAATGCTGTTGGCTACGGAATGCCAGATAGTGAATTGCGATTGGATTTAGTTTATAACCCATCTGGTGCTTTTTTACCAGGCGATCAAGCTGCCATGGAAAAAGATTTCAAAAAAGCGTTGATGGAAGATTTTGGCATTCAATTCCATAATCTTTTTGCGATCACCAATTTACCAATAGCGCGTTTTCTTGATTATTTAATAGCATCAGAAAACTACGAAGATTATATGTACCAATTGGTAGAGGCTTATAATCCTGCTGCTGTACAAAACGTAATGTGCACAAATACACTCTCGATTAGTTGGGATGGCTACTTGTTTGATTGCGATTTTAATCAAATGCTAGAATTGCCAGTGAATAGTAAATCCAAGCATATTTCAGAATTTAACGAAGAATTATTAGAAGGACGAAATATCGTGATTTCACAACATTGTTACGGTTGTACTGCAGGCGCAGGAAGTAGCTGCCAAGGTAGTGTTGCATAA
- a CDS encoding arsenosugar biosynthesis-associated peroxidase-like protein: MSKTYYDPADLRKFSKITEWGEELGNKFFEYYGKVFEEGALTAREKSLIALAVAHTEQCPYCIDAYTKDGLQRGVTKEEMMEAIHVGAAIKSGATLVHGVQMMNKVNKLDG; this comes from the coding sequence ATGTCAAAAACATATTACGACCCAGCAGACCTAAGAAAATTCAGTAAAATTACAGAATGGGGTGAAGAATTAGGAAACAAGTTCTTTGAATACTACGGAAAAGTTTTTGAAGAAGGTGCCCTCACAGCCCGTGAAAAATCGTTGATTGCATTGGCTGTTGCCCATACAGAGCAGTGCCCTTATTGCATTGATGCCTACACCAAAGACGGTTTACAGCGAGGTGTTACAAAAGAAGAAATGATGGAAGCCATTCATGTTGGAGCTGCTATAAAGAGTGGAGCTACATTGGTACATGGCGTTCAAATGATGAATAAAGTTAATAAACTAGACGGTTAG
- the xdhC gene encoding xanthine dehydrogenase accessory protein XdhC — protein sequence MKNWIDVLSSFKEKREPVALVTVTKCYGSTPCVLGSRMIITENKELFGTIGGGKLEFLAIEKALEALHENKIIESGYTLGPEFEQCCGGKVEFIIEPMNQSPELFLFGAGHIGQEIVKLLVGTPFKVNLIDSRDNWFKDKDLDPSINPCEVSEIDFKTFRDVVRWGRGCYVLVLTHNHAIDFDVISMALKEETKYLGLIGSKTKKARFHKMLINEMNIEEGMDNVICPIGLPIGGDTPKEIAISVVAQLLQVHYKK from the coding sequence ATGAAGAATTGGATTGACGTATTATCAAGCTTTAAAGAAAAGCGAGAACCTGTTGCGCTCGTTACAGTAACAAAATGTTATGGATCAACACCTTGCGTGCTTGGATCTAGAATGATAATTACTGAAAATAAAGAACTTTTTGGTACGATTGGAGGTGGAAAATTAGAATTTCTGGCCATAGAAAAAGCTTTAGAGGCACTTCATGAAAATAAAATTATTGAATCTGGATATACCTTAGGACCAGAGTTTGAGCAGTGTTGTGGAGGAAAAGTAGAATTTATTATAGAACCTATGAATCAATCACCAGAATTATTTTTATTTGGAGCAGGACACATTGGTCAAGAAATTGTTAAACTCTTAGTTGGCACACCTTTTAAAGTCAACCTTATTGATTCTCGAGACAATTGGTTCAAGGATAAGGATTTAGATCCAAGTATCAACCCTTGTGAAGTAAGTGAAATTGATTTTAAAACATTTAGGGATGTTGTGCGTTGGGGAAGAGGCTGTTATGTTTTAGTGTTGACGCACAATCATGCTATAGATTTCGATGTCATATCCATGGCTCTAAAAGAGGAAACCAAATATTTGGGTTTAATTGGAAGCAAAACAAAAAAAGCACGTTTTCATAAGATGCTCATTAATGAAATGAATATTGAGGAAGGCATGGATAATGTTATTTGCCCAATTGGATTGCCAATTGGTGGAGATACACCAAAAGAAATTGCAATAAGTGTTGTGGCGCAATTGCTACAAGTGCATTATAAGAAATAG
- a CDS encoding nucleoside-triphosphatase, producing MIYILTGPIRSGKTTTIKDWVEQRMDVDGLLSPDDDNGKRFFLKIKSREEIEFEVEFKSEKTINIGRFHFLKSSFEKANSFLKTFSSEPKNYYLILDELGKLELKNEGLHASTEILISKFLDSGKHYLILVVRDYLLDDIVAHYNISEYKIITKDALDNL from the coding sequence ATGATTTACATCCTCACGGGACCCATAAGATCAGGAAAAACTACAACAATCAAGGATTGGGTAGAGCAAAGAATGGATGTTGATGGATTACTATCTCCAGATGATGACAATGGAAAGCGTTTTTTTCTAAAAATTAAATCACGGGAGGAAATTGAGTTTGAAGTTGAATTCAAATCTGAAAAGACGATAAACATTGGGCGGTTTCATTTTTTAAAATCTTCATTTGAAAAAGCAAATAGTTTTTTAAAAACCTTTTCTTCGGAACCTAAAAACTACTATCTAATTTTAGACGAATTAGGAAAACTAGAACTTAAAAACGAAGGTTTACATGCTTCAACAGAAATTTTAATTTCTAAATTTTTAGATTCTGGAAAACACTATTTAATTTTGGTAGTGCGTGATTATCTTCTCGATGACATTGTTGCACATTATAATATTTCAGAATATAAAATCATAACGAAAGACGCGTTGGATAATTTGTGA
- a CDS encoding nucleoside deaminase, giving the protein MTDNEKFMKEAVNAALKGMNNNEGGPFGCVIVKDGKIVGRGNNKVTSTNDPTAHGEVMAIRDACKNLNSFQLDGCELYTSCEPCPMCLGAIYWSRVEKVYYGSTQVDAANIGFDDQFIYDEIPLPYKERKIPFIQLAHDIAMEPFNKWSNKEDRKEY; this is encoded by the coding sequence ATGACAGATAACGAAAAATTCATGAAAGAAGCAGTAAACGCTGCTCTAAAAGGAATGAATAATAATGAAGGTGGACCTTTTGGTTGCGTCATCGTAAAAGATGGAAAAATTGTAGGACGAGGCAACAATAAAGTCACCTCAACCAACGATCCAACAGCACATGGCGAAGTGATGGCAATTCGTGATGCCTGCAAAAATTTAAATAGTTTTCAACTAGATGGTTGTGAGCTTTACACCTCATGTGAACCTTGCCCTATGTGCCTTGGCGCTATTTATTGGTCTCGTGTAGAAAAAGTGTACTACGGAAGCACCCAAGTAGACGCTGCAAATATTGGCTTTGACGATCAATTTATTTATGACGAAATTCCTTTGCCATATAAAGAAAGAAAAATCCCGTTTATACAATTGGCGCATGATATTGCCATGGAACCTTTCAATAAATGGAGCAATAAAGAAGATAGAAAAGAGTACTAA